The following proteins are co-located in the Apium graveolens cultivar Ventura chromosome 5, ASM990537v1, whole genome shotgun sequence genome:
- the LOC141659870 gene encoding uncharacterized protein LOC141659870 has translation MKMHLHLLSQHERYVDCIERGPHVPRRAAIYVEGAVGNEQTVPKPRLKWTDENIEQVYKDKKDMNILFDGLNGDMLDNVINCNTAKEIWDQIQVLCEGTEQVREKKMQLLIQQYEHFHFEDGESLSDIFSRFQKLLNGLKLYGRIYQTKDSNMEFPRSLPKEWKPITASFRNS, from the coding sequence atgaagatgcatcttcatCTACTATCTCAACATGAAAgatatgttgactgcatagagagaggacCTCATGTTCCTCGCAGGGCTGCAATATATGTTGAAGGAGCTGTTGGAAATGAGCAAACAGTCCCAAAGCCAAGGTTAAAATGGACAGATGAAAACATTGAACAAGTTTATAAAGATAAAAAGGACATGAATATTCTGTTCGATGGTCTTAATGGAGATATGCTTGATAATGTTATTAACTGCAatactgctaaggaaatttgggaccAAATTCAAGTGCTATGTGAGGGAACTGAGCAAGTCAGAGAAAAAAAGATGCAACTCCTCATACAACAATATGAACATTTCCATTTTGAAGATGGCGAGTCACTGagtgacattttcagtagatttcaaaaactactgaatggTTTAAAGTTATATGGGAGGATCTACCAAACTAAAGATTCAAATATGGAATTCCCGAGgtctctaccaaaagaatggaaaccaataaCAGCCTCTTTCAGAAATTCTTAA